A section of the Pseudomonas prosekii genome encodes:
- the rpmE gene encoding 50S ribosomal protein L31, translating into MKADIHPAYETIVVTCSCGNKFETRSNLCKPLGTDVCNECHPFYTGKQKTLDTGGRVQRFADRFGAFGKKPAAAE; encoded by the coding sequence ATGAAAGCCGATATCCATCCAGCGTACGAAACCATCGTAGTAACTTGCAGCTGCGGCAACAAGTTCGAAACTCGTTCGAACCTGTGCAAGCCACTGGGTACTGACGTATGCAACGAGTGCCACCCGTTCTACACCGGTAAGCAGAAGACTCTGGATACTGGCGGCCGTGTACAGCGCTTCGCAGACCGTTTCGGTGCTTTCGGCAAGAAACCTGCTGCTGCAGAGTAA
- a CDS encoding thermonuclease family protein codes for MGFSPLLKKASLVGAFFVSAIWLSAAQAFCPVPAGLTPIAVQRVVDGDTLRLSDGRSVRMIGLNTPEIGRQGRSDEPFAVAARQRLEALVAASNGRVGLRPGKEAHDRYGRTLAHVYSVDGANLEAQMLAEGFGFQVAVAPNIDLVSCQQAAERAARRAGLGVWKRSPVLQAAQIQRSGFAVLSGRVASVQRNRGGVWIALQGSVVLRVAPNLLGKFDVAALQRLKGKQIEARGWVVDRSRRGGRDQGQARWLLPLSDPSMLKTAQ; via the coding sequence ATGGGCTTTTCCCCGCTGTTGAAAAAGGCGTCCCTTGTGGGCGCCTTTTTTGTGTCCGCGATTTGGCTGTCCGCCGCCCAGGCCTTTTGCCCTGTGCCCGCCGGGCTGACGCCAATCGCGGTGCAGCGCGTGGTGGATGGCGACACCCTGCGCCTGAGCGATGGCCGCAGCGTGCGCATGATTGGCTTGAACACGCCCGAGATCGGCCGTCAGGGCCGCAGCGACGAACCGTTCGCGGTGGCCGCGCGCCAGCGTCTCGAAGCGTTGGTGGCGGCCAGCAATGGCCGGGTGGGTTTGCGTCCGGGTAAAGAAGCGCACGACCGCTATGGCCGCACGTTGGCGCATGTCTACAGCGTCGATGGCGCCAACCTCGAAGCGCAAATGCTTGCCGAGGGCTTCGGTTTTCAGGTGGCGGTGGCGCCGAACATCGATTTGGTCAGTTGCCAGCAAGCCGCAGAGCGCGCGGCGCGACGGGCCGGGCTCGGGGTGTGGAAGCGCTCGCCGGTACTGCAAGCGGCGCAGATTCAGAGGTCCGGTTTCGCCGTGCTCAGCGGCCGTGTGGCCAGTGTGCAGCGCAATCGCGGCGGCGTCTGGATCGCCCTGCAAGGCTCGGTTGTACTGCGCGTTGCGCCCAATCTACTTGGCAAGTTCGACGTTGCGGCGCTGCAACGGCTCAAAGGCAAGCAGATCGAGGCGCGCGGCTGGGTGGTCGATCGCTCGCGGCGCGGCGGACGTGATCAGGGGCAGGCGCGCTGGTTGCTGCCATTGAGTGATCCGTCGATGCTGAAAACGGCGCAATGA
- a CDS encoding PilN domain-containing protein, giving the protein MARINLLPWREELREERRKRFLLVLIGVVVGSIGLVLIADQVIGNSINRQLARNDYLGKQIAVVDERIKQISELKARRQQLVERMRIIQDLQGNRQISGRIFDQLARTLPDGVYFTEVKMDGKTLSVTGAAESNNKVSELMRNLDASDWFDAPSLTEVKATTAGQLDQANVFQLTVRQTQPATMEAAK; this is encoded by the coding sequence ATGGCGCGGATCAACCTTTTACCGTGGCGCGAAGAACTGCGCGAAGAGCGCCGCAAACGCTTTCTGCTGGTGTTGATTGGCGTGGTGGTCGGCTCGATCGGCTTGGTGCTGATCGCCGATCAAGTCATCGGCAACAGCATCAATCGGCAACTGGCGCGCAATGACTACCTCGGCAAACAGATTGCGGTGGTCGACGAGCGAATCAAGCAAATCAGCGAACTCAAGGCGCGTCGCCAGCAACTGGTCGAGCGCATGCGCATCATCCAGGACCTGCAAGGCAACCGGCAGATCAGCGGGCGAATCTTCGACCAACTGGCGCGCACGCTGCCGGACGGCGTGTATTTCACCGAAGTGAAAATGGACGGCAAAACCCTGTCCGTCACGGGCGCCGCCGAGTCGAACAACAAGGTTTCGGAGCTGATGCGCAACCTCGATGCGTCGGACTGGTTCGATGCGCCGAGCCTCACCGAAGTCAAAGCGACGACCGCCGGTCAGCTCGATCAGGCCAACGTGTTTCAGTTGACCGTGCGTCAGACTCAGCCCGCGACGATGGAGGCTGCCAAATGA
- a CDS encoding pilus assembly protein PilP: MTPFRGLCLGVLLIGLAGCSGENDFSDLDAYLNEVRLRPPGKIEPTPTFRSYPTFTYSAANLRSPFSRQVRIDMAGQKHGSRNVKPDPNRVKQYLEGFNIEQFEMVGTISNASGSFALLRGGGGVHRLKVGDYLGRNDGRIVAISGSQVDVVEIVPDGEGAWLERPRTIPLKEHS; encoded by the coding sequence ATGACCCCGTTTCGTGGTTTGTGCCTGGGCGTTTTACTGATCGGTCTGGCTGGCTGCAGCGGCGAAAACGACTTCAGCGACCTCGATGCTTATCTCAACGAAGTGCGCCTGCGACCGCCGGGCAAGATTGAACCTACCCCGACATTCCGGTCTTACCCCACATTCACTTACAGCGCGGCCAACCTGCGCAGCCCGTTTTCGCGCCAGGTCAGGATCGACATGGCCGGGCAGAAGCACGGTTCGCGCAACGTCAAACCCGACCCTAACCGGGTCAAGCAGTACCTCGAAGGTTTCAACATCGAGCAGTTTGAAATGGTCGGCACCATCTCCAATGCCAGCGGCTCCTTTGCGCTGCTACGGGGGGGGGGCGGGGTACATCGGTTGAAAGTCGGCGATTACCTGGGGCGTAACGATGGGCGGATCGTCGCCATCAGCGGCTCGCAAGTCGATGTGGTCGAAATCGTTCCTGACGGCGAAGGCGCCTGGCTGGAACGGCCGCGGACCATCCCTTTGAAAGAGCACTCATAG
- a CDS encoding malic enzyme-like NAD(P)-binding protein: MSDLKTAALEYHAHPRPGKLSVELTKATATARDLSLAYSPGVAEPVREIARDPELAYKYTGKGNLVAVISDGTAILGLGNLGPLASKPVMEGKGVLFKRFAGIDVFDIEVDSESPQAFIDTVKRISITFGGINLEDIKAPECFEIERALIEQCDIPVFHDDQHGTAIVTAAGMINALEIAGKTLADAKIVCLGAGAAAISCMKLLVSMGANIENIFMVDRTGVIHSGRDDLNQYKAVFAHATEKRTLADALTGADVFVGLSGPNLLSAEGLKSMAANPIVFACSNPDPEISPELAHATRNDVIMATGRSDYPNQVNNVLGFPFIFRGALDVRAKRINEEMKVAAANALRELAKLPVPQEVCDAYGGIKLEFGREYIIPKPMDARLITVISDAVAKAAIETGVATLPYPKNYPLQSVDDVFNG; encoded by the coding sequence ATGTCTGATTTGAAAACTGCCGCTCTCGAATATCACGCCCATCCTCGTCCAGGGAAGCTGAGTGTCGAGCTCACCAAGGCCACCGCTACCGCCCGCGACCTGTCGCTGGCCTACAGCCCCGGCGTAGCCGAACCAGTACGCGAAATCGCCCGCGATCCTGAACTGGCCTACAAATACACCGGTAAAGGCAACCTGGTTGCAGTCATTTCCGATGGCACCGCGATTCTCGGCCTGGGTAACCTCGGCCCGTTGGCTTCCAAGCCAGTCATGGAAGGTAAAGGCGTGCTGTTCAAGCGCTTCGCCGGCATCGACGTTTTCGACATCGAAGTCGACTCCGAAAGCCCGCAAGCCTTCATCGACACCGTCAAGCGTATCTCCATCACCTTCGGCGGCATCAACCTGGAAGACATAAAGGCACCTGAGTGCTTTGAGATCGAACGCGCTCTGATCGAGCAGTGCGACATTCCGGTTTTCCACGATGACCAGCACGGCACCGCCATCGTTACGGCGGCCGGCATGATCAACGCCCTGGAAATCGCTGGCAAAACCCTCGCTGACGCCAAGATCGTCTGCCTGGGCGCCGGTGCGGCCGCCATCTCCTGCATGAAATTGCTGGTGAGCATGGGCGCCAACATCGAAAACATCTTCATGGTTGACCGTACCGGCGTGATTCACTCCGGCCGTGACGACCTGAACCAGTACAAAGCGGTGTTCGCTCACGCGACCGAAAAACGCACTCTGGCTGACGCGCTGACCGGTGCTGACGTGTTCGTCGGCCTGTCCGGCCCGAACCTGCTGAGCGCTGAAGGCCTGAAATCCATGGCGGCCAACCCGATCGTGTTCGCGTGCTCGAACCCGGATCCGGAAATCTCCCCGGAACTGGCGCACGCCACCCGTAACGACGTGATCATGGCCACTGGCCGTTCGGACTACCCGAACCAGGTCAACAACGTGCTGGGCTTCCCGTTCATCTTCCGCGGTGCCCTGGACGTGCGCGCCAAGCGCATCAACGAAGAAATGAAAGTGGCCGCCGCCAACGCCCTGCGCGAACTGGCCAAGCTGCCAGTTCCTCAGGAAGTGTGCGACGCCTACGGCGGCATCAAACTGGAATTCGGTCGTGAGTACATCATTCCGAAACCAATGGATGCACGCCTGATCACCGTGATCTCCGATGCCGTGGCCAAAGCCGCCATCGAGACCGGCGTAGCGACCCTGCCGTATCCGAAGAACTACCCGCTGCAAAGCGTGGATGACGTGTTCAACGGCTAA
- the pilO gene encoding type 4a pilus biogenesis protein PilO, translated as MSPSEWFEGLRKIDINDLDTNNIGSWPPAIKAAAGILLMVLVLGLGYNFYISDLENELDLKREEETTLKEQFASKASLAANLELYTQQMKEMENSFGVLLRQLPSDTEVPGLLEDITRTGLGSGLEFEEIKLLPEVTQQFYIELPIQITVTGAYHDLATFVSGVAGLPRIVTLHDFDLAPASPDGGTKLRMSILAKTYRYNDKGLQK; from the coding sequence ATGAGCCCGTCGGAATGGTTTGAAGGCCTGCGCAAGATCGACATCAACGATCTGGACACCAACAACATCGGCTCCTGGCCGCCGGCCATCAAGGCTGCGGCGGGCATTCTGCTGATGGTTCTGGTGCTGGGGCTCGGTTACAACTTCTACATCAGTGACCTGGAAAACGAGCTCGATCTCAAGCGCGAGGAAGAAACCACGCTCAAGGAGCAGTTCGCCAGCAAGGCCAGCCTGGCGGCCAACCTGGAGCTCTACACCCAGCAGATGAAGGAAATGGAAAATTCTTTCGGCGTGCTGTTGCGCCAGTTACCCAGCGACACCGAAGTGCCGGGCCTGCTGGAAGACATCACGCGCACGGGGCTGGGCAGTGGCCTGGAATTCGAAGAGATCAAGTTGCTGCCGGAAGTCACCCAGCAGTTCTACATCGAGTTGCCGATCCAGATCACCGTCACCGGCGCTTATCACGACCTCGCCACGTTCGTCAGCGGCGTGGCCGGGCTGCCGCGCATCGTCACCCTGCATGACTTCGACCTCGCGCCGGCCAGCCCCGATGGCGGCACCAAACTGCGCATGAGCATCCTCGCCAAGACCTATCGCTACAACGACAAGGGGTTGCAGAAATGA
- a CDS encoding penicillin-binding protein 1A, with protein sequence MIRLLKFFGWSIVAVFCGLLLGLSGAYLYLSPGLPSVEALRSIQLQIPLRVYSSDNKLIAEFGEMRRTPIRFADIPPNFINALLSAEDDNFANHYGVDPGSLMRAATQLVKSGHIQSGGSTITMQVAKNFFLTSERSFSRKTTEILLALQIERQLTKDEILELYVNKIYLGNRAYGIEAAAQVYYGKSIRDVSLAQMAMIAGLPKAPSRFNPLANPARSKERRDWILGRMYKLGKITEADYTTAINEPLNASYHVPTPEVNAPYIAEMARAEMVGRYGSDAYTEGFRVTTTVPSNLQEMANTALHEGLMTYDQRHGYRGPESRLPGKTREAWASELTKQRTISSLEPAIVTQVDKNGVQVLTRTGDEHVNWDTMKWARPFLNTNSMGANPKQPSDVAQVGDLIRVQRQPDNSLKFSQIPQAQGALVSLDPQNGAIRSLVGGFAFEQSNYNRALQAKRQPGSSFKPFVYSAALDNGYTAATLVNDAPIVFVDEYLDKVWRPKNDTNTFLGPIRLREGLYKSRNLVSIRLLQALGVDRTIDYISKFGFNKQDLPRNLSLALGTATLTPMEIATGWSTFANGGYKITPYIIDKIESRNGDTLFVANPPSVPQNAAVASGIAAPAAAEAFTVNATPGEAPGTAAAPQTPAVAERIVDGRTTFILNSMLEDVIKRGTGRRALALGRSDIAGKTGTTNESKDAWFSGYNADYVTTVWTGFDQPESLGRREFGGTVALPIWMNYMAAALKDKPPHTQAEPEGILSLRVDPVSGRAASPGTPGAYFELFKAEDTPPSANELGNGTAPGSPLPADEAAPIDLF encoded by the coding sequence TTGATTCGTCTGCTGAAATTTTTCGGTTGGTCCATCGTCGCCGTTTTCTGCGGACTGCTTTTAGGTCTCAGCGGCGCCTATCTTTACCTTAGTCCGGGATTGCCGTCCGTGGAGGCGCTGAGAAGCATTCAGTTGCAGATTCCTCTGCGCGTGTACAGCAGCGATAACAAGTTGATCGCAGAGTTTGGCGAAATGCGCCGTACGCCGATCCGTTTCGCCGACATTCCCCCCAATTTCATTAATGCGTTACTAAGTGCTGAAGACGATAACTTCGCCAACCACTATGGCGTCGATCCCGGCAGCCTGATGCGTGCCGCGACCCAACTGGTCAAGAGCGGCCACATTCAGTCCGGCGGCAGCACCATCACCATGCAGGTCGCGAAGAACTTCTTCCTGACCAGCGAACGCAGCTTCTCGCGTAAAACCACGGAAATTCTCCTCGCGCTGCAAATCGAACGGCAGCTGACCAAAGACGAAATCCTTGAGCTGTACGTCAACAAGATCTACCTCGGCAACCGCGCCTACGGCATCGAAGCGGCGGCGCAGGTTTACTACGGCAAATCGATTCGTGATGTGAGCCTGGCGCAGATGGCGATGATCGCCGGCCTGCCGAAAGCGCCATCGCGCTTTAACCCGCTGGCCAACCCGGCGCGCAGCAAAGAGCGTCGCGACTGGATTCTGGGGCGCATGTACAAGCTCGGGAAAATCACCGAAGCCGACTACACCACCGCGATCAACGAGCCGCTGAACGCCAGCTATCACGTGCCGACCCCGGAAGTGAACGCGCCGTACATTGCCGAAATGGCCCGCGCCGAAATGGTCGGCCGTTATGGCAGCGACGCCTACACCGAAGGTTTCCGCGTCACTACTACGGTGCCGAGCAACCTTCAGGAAATGGCGAACACCGCGCTGCACGAAGGTTTGATGACCTACGACCAGCGCCACGGTTATCGCGGCCCCGAGTCGCGCTTGCCGGGCAAGACCCGCGAAGCCTGGGCCAGTGAGCTGACCAAGCAGCGCACCATCAGCAGCCTGGAACCGGCGATCGTTACCCAAGTCGACAAGAATGGCGTGCAGGTGCTGACCCGCACCGGCGACGAACATGTCAATTGGGACACCATGAAATGGGCGCGGCCGTTCCTCAACACCAACAGCATGGGCGCCAATCCGAAGCAGCCGTCGGATGTCGCGCAGGTCGGTGACCTGATCCGCGTGCAGCGCCAGCCGGACAATTCGCTGAAATTCAGCCAGATTCCGCAGGCTCAAGGCGCGCTGGTTTCGCTTGATCCGCAGAACGGCGCGATTCGCTCGCTGGTCGGTGGTTTCGCGTTCGAGCAGAGCAATTACAACCGCGCCTTGCAGGCCAAGCGCCAGCCGGGTTCGAGCTTCAAGCCATTCGTCTACAGCGCCGCGCTGGATAACGGCTACACCGCCGCGACGCTGGTGAACGATGCGCCGATCGTGTTTGTCGACGAGTACCTGGACAAGGTCTGGCGGCCGAAGAACGACACCAATACCTTCCTCGGCCCGATCCGCTTGCGTGAAGGTCTGTACAAGTCGCGCAACCTGGTGTCGATCCGATTGCTGCAGGCACTGGGCGTCGATCGCACCATCGATTACATCAGCAAGTTCGGCTTCAACAAGCAGGACCTGCCGCGCAATCTGTCGCTCGCCCTCGGCACCGCGACATTGACGCCGATGGAGATCGCCACCGGTTGGAGCACGTTTGCCAACGGCGGCTACAAGATCACCCCGTACATCATCGACAAGATCGAAAGCCGCAATGGCGACACGCTGTTCGTCGCCAACCCGCCGAGCGTGCCGCAGAACGCTGCGGTGGCCAGTGGCATCGCCGCGCCAGCCGCCGCCGAGGCCTTCACGGTCAACGCAACGCCGGGCGAAGCGCCGGGCACTGCAGCTGCACCGCAAACGCCGGCCGTGGCCGAACGGATTGTCGACGGTCGCACCACGTTCATTCTCAACAGCATGCTTGAGGACGTGATCAAGCGCGGCACCGGTCGCCGTGCACTGGCGCTGGGGCGTTCCGACATCGCCGGCAAAACCGGTACGACCAACGAATCCAAGGATGCGTGGTTCTCCGGTTACAACGCCGATTACGTGACCACGGTGTGGACCGGTTTCGACCAGCCTGAAAGCCTCGGTCGCCGCGAGTTCGGTGGCACTGTGGCGCTGCCGATCTGGATGAATTACATGGCCGCCGCGCTCAAGGACAAGCCGCCGCACACGCAAGCGGAGCCTGAAGGCATCCTCAGCCTGCGGGTTGACCCGGTCAGCGGCCGTGCCGCGTCGCCAGGCACGCCAGGTGCGTACTTTGAGCTGTTCAAGGCTGAAGACACGCCACCGTCGGCCAACGAACTGGGCAACGGCACCGCGCCGGGCAGCCCGCTGCCGGCAGACGAAGCGGCGCCGATCGACTTGTTCTGA
- a CDS encoding pilus assembly protein PilM: MLGLFNKKTRTLLGIDISSTSVKLLELSRQGDRYRVEAYAVEPLPASAVIEKNIAELEGVGQALSRVLLKARTGIRNVAVAVAGSAVITKTIEMDAGLSDDEMENQLKIEADQYIPYPLDEVAIDFEVQSVSARNPERVNVLLAACRKENVEVREAALALAGLTAKVVDVEAYALERSFGLLATQMAVNPERSTVAVVDIGATMTTLSVLHNGRIIYTREQLFGGRQLTEEIQRRYGLTTEQAGLAKKQGGLPDDYVSEVLQPFREALVQQVSRSLQFFFASGQYNAVDHILLAGGTASVPGLDRLIEQRLSTPTQVANPFADMALSSKVNAGALASDAPALMIACGLALRSFD, translated from the coding sequence GTGCTAGGACTCTTCAATAAAAAGACCAGGACGCTTCTGGGGATCGACATCAGCTCGACGTCGGTGAAGCTTCTGGAGCTCAGCCGTCAGGGCGACCGCTACCGGGTCGAGGCCTACGCGGTGGAGCCTTTGCCGGCCAGCGCGGTGATTGAAAAAAACATCGCCGAGCTTGAAGGCGTGGGCCAGGCGCTGTCGCGTGTGTTGCTCAAGGCCCGCACCGGCATCCGCAACGTCGCGGTCGCTGTGGCCGGTTCGGCGGTGATCACCAAGACCATCGAAATGGACGCCGGGCTCTCCGACGACGAGATGGAAAACCAGCTCAAAATCGAAGCCGACCAATACATTCCTTACCCGCTGGATGAAGTCGCCATCGACTTCGAAGTGCAGAGCGTCTCGGCGCGCAACCCCGAACGCGTCAATGTGCTACTAGCCGCCTGTCGAAAAGAAAACGTCGAAGTCCGAGAAGCCGCGCTGGCCCTCGCCGGACTGACCGCGAAAGTGGTCGACGTCGAGGCCTACGCGCTGGAGCGTTCATTTGGCCTGCTGGCCACGCAAATGGCGGTGAACCCGGAGCGCTCGACCGTTGCCGTGGTGGACATCGGCGCGACCATGACCACCCTGAGCGTGCTGCACAACGGGCGGATCATTTATACCCGCGAACAATTATTCGGCGGCCGCCAGCTCACTGAGGAAATCCAGCGCCGGTATGGCTTGACCACCGAGCAGGCCGGCCTGGCAAAGAAGCAGGGCGGTTTGCCGGACGATTACGTCAGCGAAGTCCTGCAACCGTTCCGCGAAGCGCTGGTGCAGCAAGTGTCGCGTTCATTGCAGTTTTTCTTCGCGTCCGGCCAGTACAACGCGGTCGACCATATTCTGCTGGCCGGCGGCACCGCGTCGGTGCCCGGACTTGACCGGTTGATCGAGCAACGCCTGAGCACGCCGACCCAAGTCGCCAATCCCTTCGCCGACATGGCGCTCAGCAGCAAGGTCAACGCCGGCGCCCTCGCCAGCGATGCCCCGGCGCTGATGATCGCCTGCGGACTGGCCCTCAGGAGTTTCGACTGA
- the pilQ gene encoding type IV pilus secretin PilQ family protein, producing MNRIFSTLGISLWIALLSPMVMAANLNALDVAALPGDRVELKLTFDGPPPAPHGYTTESPARIALDLPGVVSKLASKNRDLGGGNARSATVVEAKDRTRLIINLTELTPYSARVEGNNLFVVVGQGAQPAASRAATPKPAAAASAPRTAKANPAPTKTFAAVGKTIRGVDFQRGTQGEGNVVIDLSDPSIAPDIQERDGKIILGFARTQLPEPLRVRLDVKDFATPVQFVNATATGDRAMITVEPSGAYEYSTYQTDNKLTVSIRPMTADDLQKRNADRFAYTGEKLSLNFQDIDVRSVLQLIADFTNLNLVASDTVQGGITLRLQNVPWDQALDLVLKTKGLDKRMIGNVLLVAPADEIAARERQELESQKQIAELAPLRRELLQVNYAKAAEIAKLFQSVTSAEAKIDERGSITVDERTNNIIAYQTQDRLDELRRIVAQLDIPVRQVMIEARIVEANVDYDKSLGVRWGGSIQNKGNWNASGVSSGANGSTTIGTPGSTSTNSPFVDMGTAANTSGLGIAFITDNVLLDLELTAMEKTGNGEIVSQPKVVTSDKETAKILKGTEIPYQEASSSGATSVSFKEASLSLEVTPQITPDNRIIMEVKVTKDEPDYLNKVQDVPPIKKNEVNAKVLVNDGETIVIGGVFSNTQSKVVDKVPFLGDVPYLGRLFRRDVVSEKKSELLVFLTPRIMNNQAIAVSH from the coding sequence ATGAACAGGATTTTCTCAACCCTCGGTATTTCGCTATGGATAGCGCTGTTATCACCGATGGTCATGGCGGCCAACCTCAATGCGCTGGATGTCGCTGCGCTGCCGGGTGACCGCGTCGAGTTGAAGTTGACCTTCGATGGCCCGCCGCCCGCGCCCCACGGCTACACCACCGAATCGCCGGCGCGCATCGCGCTCGACCTGCCGGGCGTGGTCAGCAAACTGGCGAGCAAAAACCGCGACCTCGGTGGCGGCAATGCCCGCAGCGCCACGGTGGTGGAAGCCAAGGACCGCACGCGGCTGATCATCAACCTGACTGAGCTGACGCCGTACAGCGCCAGAGTCGAGGGCAACAATTTGTTCGTGGTGGTCGGCCAAGGTGCGCAACCAGCAGCGTCCAGAGCGGCGACCCCCAAGCCTGCTGCGGCTGCCAGCGCGCCGCGCACGGCCAAAGCCAATCCGGCGCCGACGAAAACGTTCGCGGCGGTCGGCAAAACCATTCGTGGCGTCGATTTCCAGCGCGGCACGCAGGGTGAAGGCAATGTCGTGATCGACCTGTCAGACCCTTCAATTGCGCCGGACATTCAGGAGCGTGACGGCAAGATCATCCTCGGTTTCGCCCGCACGCAACTGCCGGAACCGCTGCGCGTACGCCTCGACGTCAAGGATTTCGCCACGCCGGTGCAATTCGTCAACGCCACCGCGACCGGTGACCGCGCGATGATCACCGTTGAGCCGAGCGGCGCTTACGAATACTCGACCTACCAGACCGACAACAAGCTGACCGTCAGCATCCGCCCGATGACCGCCGACGATTTGCAAAAGCGCAACGCCGACCGGTTTGCCTATACCGGCGAAAAGCTCTCGCTGAATTTTCAGGACATTGATGTGCGCTCGGTGCTGCAACTGATCGCCGACTTCACCAACCTCAATCTGGTTGCCAGCGACACGGTGCAGGGCGGCATTACCTTGCGCCTGCAAAACGTGCCGTGGGATCAGGCGCTGGACCTGGTGCTGAAAACCAAAGGTCTGGATAAACGCATGATCGGCAACGTCCTGCTGGTCGCGCCGGCGGATGAAATCGCCGCCCGCGAACGTCAGGAACTGGAGTCGCAGAAGCAGATCGCCGAACTGGCGCCGCTGCGTCGGGAGCTGCTGCAGGTCAACTACGCCAAGGCTGCGGAAATCGCCAAACTGTTCCAGTCGGTGACCAGCGCCGAAGCGAAAATCGACGAGCGCGGTTCGATCACTGTTGATGAGCGCACCAACAACATCATTGCCTACCAGACTCAGGATCGCCTCGACGAGCTGCGCCGGATCGTTGCGCAACTGGATATTCCGGTGCGCCAAGTGATGATCGAGGCGCGAATCGTCGAAGCCAACGTCGACTACGACAAGAGTCTTGGCGTGCGCTGGGGCGGTTCGATCCAGAACAAGGGCAACTGGAACGCTTCGGGTGTCAGCAGCGGCGCCAACGGCTCGACCACGATTGGCACGCCGGGCAGCACCAGCACCAACTCGCCGTTTGTCGACATGGGCACAGCGGCCAATACCTCCGGGCTCGGCATCGCGTTCATCACCGACAACGTGTTGCTCGACCTGGAACTGACCGCGATGGAGAAGACCGGCAACGGCGAAATCGTCTCGCAGCCCAAGGTCGTCACGTCCGACAAGGAAACCGCGAAAATCCTCAAGGGCACGGAAATCCCCTATCAGGAAGCCAGCTCCAGCGGCGCGACATCGGTGTCGTTCAAGGAGGCTTCGCTGTCGCTGGAGGTGACGCCGCAAATCACCCCGGACAACCGCATCATCATGGAGGTCAAGGTCACCAAGGACGAACCGGATTACCTGAACAAAGTGCAGGACGTACCGCCGATCAAGAAAAACGAGGTCAACGCCAAGGTGTTGGTCAATGACGGCGAGACCATCGTCATCGGTGGGGTTTTCTCAAATACTCAAAGCAAGGTTGTAGATAAGGTGCCATTTCTCGGCGATGTGCCGTATCTTGGCCGCCTTTTCCGGCGTGACGTGGTTTCGGAGAAAAAATCCGAGCTGCTGGTATTTCTCACTCCGCGTATCATGAACAACCAGGCGATTGCTGTGAGTCATTGA
- the aroK gene encoding shikimate kinase AroK: MRNLILVGPMGAGKSTIGRLLAKELRLPFKDSDKEIELRTGANIPWIFDKEGEPGFRDREQAMIEELCACDGVVLATGGGAVMREANRRALHAGGRVVYLHASVEQQVGRTSRDRNRPLLRTADPAKTLRDLLTLRDPLYREIADLVVETDERPPRMVVLDILDRLQQLPPR, from the coding sequence GTGCGAAATTTGATTCTTGTAGGACCGATGGGCGCTGGAAAAAGCACCATCGGCCGTTTGCTGGCCAAAGAGCTGCGCCTGCCATTCAAAGATTCCGACAAGGAAATTGAATTGCGAACCGGCGCCAATATCCCGTGGATCTTCGATAAGGAAGGCGAGCCCGGCTTTCGTGATCGCGAGCAAGCGATGATCGAAGAGCTGTGCGCCTGCGACGGCGTGGTGCTGGCGACCGGTGGCGGCGCGGTGATGCGTGAAGCCAATCGTCGCGCCCTGCATGCCGGCGGACGGGTGGTTTACCTGCACGCCTCGGTCGAGCAGCAAGTCGGCCGCACCTCCCGTGATCGCAATCGTCCGTTATTGCGCACCGCCGATCCGGCGAAAACCCTGCGTGATCTGCTGACCCTGCGCGATCCGCTTTATCGGGAAATCGCCGATCTGGTGGTGGAAACCGATGAGCGGCCGCCGCGAATGGTCGTCCTCGACATTCTCGACCGCTTGCAGCAACTTCCTCCCCGTTAA